Within the Glycine soja cultivar W05 chromosome 3, ASM419377v2, whole genome shotgun sequence genome, the region TCAATAACCTTCTAACCAAATTTTCATCCTCATTACTCTCTTCTAGTATATGCTTATTATTGCATCtcatttaaatatatcattagATTTATCCTGAAATAAttgtagtaattaaaaaaaacatgaaaccaatgtataattttaaatctattgTTCAAATCCAAAAGTGAGAATGAAAATATGCTATTGCAAAAAAGATTAATATAGGAGAGCATTAAGCTAGAATTAATATAggtattaaaagattaaaaaaattatattgattttacttttttttattcaaacctcttcattttttataatttcttttactaaCTCTTGTAATTATcgatatgtttttaaaaatttagagaatcccttcaaatattataaatctataaagtcatttcaaatctcttaaatttttatgatataaatttactaaaatccaaattatcataaaagtcttataaaaaaaactgataaatcataatatttctatataatctttaaaatccataagaattttttatgttaaaatagtCTTTTCAAATAATTCAATACACCCCCTAAGTtgtgaaaaaaagaagcaatctttatttgttaaaataacattaaaaatcatttttagaaAGATGGGTGCAATTATTAACggttaaaataagtaaataacattagaaaaaataatagtactTGATGGTAGTGGGATATGGTAAAGGGAGAATAGAAAAAAGGTTTATTCTAACCTATTGCCTATTTCTAACTAAAATTAAACTATACACACActtaccttttcttttttcttttctcgacGCAGTCgctttctttcttcctcttcttgctGCTGTTTTAAAATCCGCTCATCAAGATCTGTGAAAAAAAACCAAGTCCATCTTAAACAGTGGCAGGGATGGCAATTTGGGGGTGGGGGGTGTTGGGGCCAGGTTTGGCCCTCCTCATCCCTGCAAAAGGCGAGGTAAGTCCAGGTATAAAAAAGACGGGTTTGAAATTTTAACACCCGTCCCCCGTCCCAGTCCCCATTGAGTTTTATCGGGTTTGGGTATACCCACGGATAACTCACTGTActcttttttacaattttactttactaatatattttaataaattacatattaagtttttaattgtattttaattcatacaatatataaatataatgaataacaaagaaatgaaacttaaaaaattaataattcaattgtatttttagttaaatatatatttttgagttttttatttaattatttaactattaagctaattgatttatattttcaaaaataataacaataaaatctttaatatatattatgtatatatatgttgtgacaaaaaaattatcaaaaaaaaaaatgtaatagtgGTGGGTACGGGTATAATTTGACACCCATCTCCATCCCCACTTAAACAGTTTGGGTAAAAGGGTAATACTCGTACCCATACCCGATCAAAATGGATATTTTCCATCAAAGTTGGGGTGATACCCACGGGTATGGGACTATTTGCCACGCCTAGTGGCGGATCTTGGTGTGGACTTCTCTTATCCAAGGCTTTACCTTGCTCTGTGAAGCTGCCAACATCTTTACGCTTCTTAAGAACTTCAAATCGTTCCTGAACCTGTGTTTCATCTAACGGTTTACTACAGTCATGCAGAGGCACATATAAAAGAATGGAAACAAAATAACACACAAAGGCACAGTCATGCATGCATGCCAAAGGTATTGGATTTATCATTTGACTTCATAAGAAATAGAAGGCAATATTAAGTTGCACCTGTTCGAGAGAAGCACGTTCTACTCGCATAGACATGCCTAAAGCTCTTTGATCTAAGGGACAACATAAGAATGAATATGAGCAAACCAAAAGcaattaaagaaattacacaGAAAAAATCAGAGGAAAATGCCAAAAGGACTACATACGTTTCTTTCCATTAATATGATCCAAGTAGTTTGCAGAGTCCTTTACCACACACTCACAAACTGAGCAGTAGTATCCAGCCTGcaataaacataattaaatccAAAATTTGTACATGATCTGTGTAACAAAAAGATAATCCAGatagcaaaaacaaaaactgtGAAATCATTTAATAAGTCCAATTCCTAGTACTTCTCGATACATATACACAAACTCACACGCCAACAAGGTTGAAAATTTCCTCAAGCCAGAGGCAGTGACGATTATAATTTCTGGGCTCTACCTCTTCCATCTTATTTCATGTGTTGTGTAGTTACTTTAGTTAACCTCTCACTAAAATCAGATACTAATAAGCCCAGTTGGGGTCTCAAAACTAACTAAAGCCATAATTCAACTAAACCTGGGAACTGTGTGCAATTATTGCACCAAAAGGCATTCTCATGGGTCACACGAAAAAGAGTGGAGAACGTTCATGGGTATTGAAATTGACAATGGCATACATTTCTAACAGTGCTATACTATAAATTGCCATCCTTTACTAAGCTCATGGGTCACAGGAAAAAGAGTGGAGAACGTTCATGGGTATTGAAATTGACAATGGCATACATTTCTAACAGTGCTATACTATAAATTGCCATCCTTTACTAAGGAGTGTTCGGTAATGTCTTGGGTCTCCTCTCCTTACTCTCCTGGAAATTAATAGCCAGAATTATGGCAATAGTTAATTTTTAGGAACATATGTTACAACAAAAACAGTTTATACATGGCTAGACATGAATGAAACAGATATTTGAATAACTGTATCACTTGGGGTTGAACATGAATTTGTAAAACTTTGAAATTCATTAAAAGAAGTGCCCCTATGTGTAACTGCATGATTTCATCACTCTCATCCTAAACACTTAATCACACGTAACACACATCCCCGGATAAAACAAATTACGGTCATCCACGGGAATTCGAAATTTGACAAGAAGTCGAAATGAGAAAAGAACAGCATTTTTCTAATCCAAAAAGTGCCTGAATACAATAATGAATAATCAGTGATAACCAGAAATctaaacaaaatatgaaaaacttgaaaaacagGTACCTGCTGACTTAGCGGTGCAACCGGCGTAACAACCTACAAAAGATTGCATGTTATCAGTACGACAGTACAAAAGAATAGCAGAACCATGTGATAAAATTTTGGTACCAGCTGTGGATGTCATGTGACCCCTCATGACCTATTATTACATTCGatgcttatatatatttcaGAATCCTATACATGTTTGGCATTCATTTAGAACTACTAGAGCATTGAGCTTAGTGTTCAGAGTGGCATACCTGAGTCTTGCCCAAGCGGGATTCAAGGTCCACTTCATAATCTCTATGTTTCAAGGGCTTCCTCTGCACGGGAGGACCTTTACCTGCACCAATAAGACGATGTTAGTTGTTACTCAAAGCAAACACAATTCCAATTCGATCACGAATTGCGTGACTTTTACCTTTAGGTTTCGCTCGACCTTCTTCCTCCTATTCAAAATCAAACACACACAAGCACAACTAAGCAAcctaaattattcaaaaaatcaaaagcagaAATGGGCATATAGAAGGAACATTGACAAGGCACCTGTCTCTCGCGCTCCCGTGCTCGTTCCAGATACTCTTCTCGATCAAATTTTCTTCTGAATGTGTTGTCGACCCCAGCGACCTGATTCAAGCTAATCATgttaataatttgaaaagaaaaaagaattctcCAAAACCATCGACGGAATTCTGCACTTACATTGTTGCTGGTGTTAGACATGGACACGAGCAAAGAAAATATAGGCAAACAAATGTAGAAGCAGTTACGATGATCACCGAAGCTGTTTGATAATTGATTGGAATAAAGGGTACAGTGAGAGGCTAATATGAAACCCTAGTTGAAGGCTTGAGAAGGAGGAAGGATTCACAAATTGTTATCAAGTTTTATATAATACAATTTTTCGTTGAACAAAATGGGTGTTTGGTCTAGTGGTATGATTCTCGCTTCGGGTGCGAGAGGTCGCGAGTTCGATTCTCGCAACACCccatttttcttacttttttaaagTGCATCTCATTTGTTAGTCGCAATATTGTTTGGAAATGTCATTTGGTGTGGTGTGGGGGGGTGTGATTtgacttgtaaaaattatttatcaaattcagatcaaaccaatcttttgtattttttatttttataatttaaaaaattctactattaagtattaaaaaatgcttaaaaaatttattattaatgaaacaaaacttaaataataacTAATTCAACCATCAATATTATAAATGAATAACAAAAGTTTTAACAAAGTAAAAGTCTAAaacaataattgtttttaagttgaataatacttaaataataaccattcaacttaaaagtaaaaatactacataatatttatttataagtttcaaagattgaactttacaaaaacACTACCATTTTGACTTAAAATTAGttcaaaccaaacaacaaaattaaGTGCAATGTGGTCTGATTCGGATTAAAGTATTTATACAATCTAAaacaaaccaaaccaaatatttgtgattttgtttgatttggtttctacagtttgaaaattttgttagtaagtattgaaaaatactttaaaaacttGTTATTAATTGGACAAAACCTAAATAATAACTTGTTCAATAATCAAGGATATAAATGAATAACAATTGaacttaaagtaaaataataattattttcaagttgAATAATGCTTCAATAATAATCATTCAACTAACAACAGAACATAATACTTGTTTTTAAGCGGTAACAagtgaactaaaaaaaaaaatagtaaaacaacATTCATAATACTTGTTTTCGGCCATAAGAACTTAGAAAATAGATATCCAACAATAAAACACTAATTGCTATAATAGTTTATAGGGAAGTCACGCTgctgtttggtttggtttgattttggtGTGCCAAATTGTAAATCAAACCAAATTGCATAGATTGAAAAATACCAAAAACAAACCAATGACCATAGATTTTTCAGTTTCTCAAGTCGATTTTTGATTTTGTGCTCGGTTTGGTTCTGTTTTGAACACTCCTAATTACAACAATAGTTTCTAAGGGTGTTTGCGGTTGAGTTTGGTTTGATtcgatttttgtttgtttttcggggtttgaaaaataaaaaaaaccacacCAATGACAATTGATTTTTccgtgaattttaattttttggtcgATTTTTAGTTATACGCTCAATTTAATTAGGTTTTGAACACCTTTAtttttaaggacaaaaaatgttatgtacccaaaataataataaaattattacataattGTCAATTTTACATGATCAGTATGTAtggttattaaaaatttaaaaataaatataaaatttataatttaagaaTCCGAGGAAACTAAACTTTTCTCTTCATCAAATGTCCCCTAAATAAAAATCTAGACACtgcataatattaataattaataaatttttattacataAAGATACTATGTTCTATTGATATTTTTAGTGTATACAAATTTGTTGAGTAgcaaattcaataaacaaagtTTCAATTTGCATATAACAACAACGACAAATCTAGAGGGAGTTGTATAGTCATGATAATAGTTAAAGTTAATCAATGTAACATTGTGTAAATTTAATTACGATGACCATAATATTTAAATGGTGAAGGTGATAATTActcaaattatataaaactagttgtatgtttgttataattatgataatgattaaagttattatcatttaaaaaataacagttttaattttatgtgtaaaaatgATAACTGAAAattttgagttaatttgatagtcaattttagttaaaaatgattataatttttttactttacaattatttttaatgaaataataaagaaattgttatctttacagttttttttattaatagaagtaaaaaaaaataagatttcaagTGCATTGgaagaaaattgatgcaaaaattcgaagaaaaagttaaaaattgaagCAGTTATCTTAATGCACAAGACAGGCCTAACACGTCTCCTCGCTTTGCCGTTTGTTCACGTTTAGCGACACAAACAAAACCCACGAAGAAGTTCAAATACGCGCTTAACACGAAAGCATGCTCTAAGCACGAGGTCGCGTGGaaataaaactaacttaagCCTATAAAAAGAATAGGATGTAAAGGGAAAAGACACCAATCCGTACACGCATACACACCGGGACATAGAGACTTAGATctctctaatgaatacatccTAAGCCTTATCTCTAATAGGAGAAACCCTCTATCTATATCTATGTTCATTATCCCCTGCTATTCTTTTATCCATCCCTAATATAACTCTttcttattatctatttaatgcaataTTGATTCTATTGCtcttttttgtgtttaattgtttattatagtCTGACCATCCATATAGTGTTTAGGGaataatgcattgaaaaatgattatttgcTAAAAATCCAGGAAAGAATATCTAAATGAAATTATTGCTAGAAATATATTGATATTCGTTTAACCTATCTCGTGCATCTCTAatcttaatgtaatttattatttttatatttgcaaaaatttttagaagaaaataatagataaattaggatCTTCATGCGGGAAACGAAAGATAGAGTGTCTTAACATGTGATTAAAAACAGAGATATCATTAGATaaaggataaaattattaacattgcaTCACAAATAGACATACTAGACCccaatatatttgtattttgaattatCTTTTTATCATCACCTTATCTCttactttctttttcatttaaattttgttattataaatttggATTTGCATAaatctaaatacaaacaaagttGTTGTGAATTCAACACTTAAACTTTCTACTACTTATTACTTAAGACAATTTGGTACGCTTAtaaatgagttaaaaaaaataatacatattttataaaaatattatttatttaaagtcggacatttaaacaattaaacaattataaaagatgaagaaaaatataattcccTTTAATAGGTTTATTGATCCGGTCCCTATATAGTAGACAACTTAAATCCTATTTAGATTATGTTCCGTACAACAGacgaaaatgttttttttgttttaagatgGAAATAAGACTCGTTGATTTTGCAGGAGAGACGAGTGAAAGAGTTCAGTTTGAATGTGGTGTGTTTCATCACAAAAGCTTTTGTCTCGTAATAATAGATATATCATTTTCCCCttataaattgttttgttttaatttttaaaagtatcaCATAACTTTTGAGAATAAGATAGCATTTTAGTTAGTTCATTTAATTATCTCTACTCCACTTCTCACgtatttttcttaaatcaaacaataaattatatcattttatttatattatatttttctcttcttaaattatctttctttctattttcatttattttattttatttatattatatttttctcttcttaaattatctttctttctattttcatttattttatttctctcttttaaatCAGCCACTACATTAGAGAGTAGTAAACCCAAAAGGCAAAAATCTTGCCCAAAGTTGACAGGTATgtgtacaacttttttttttttttttattaatagtaaaATCATTGTCTAAGAACTTACATTGTGTTATGccattttttgtttccttttcatGAATTTCGACGTGAATGATTGatgctacaattttttttagtaatggtAGATATACACTTGGTGTTGTATTAGAGTTTCAGATGCAAGATTTGTCGTTGAAGATAAGATAATATCAAAGATTtacaaataatttcatatcaCATCCACATATTTTCAGACTTTtgattttattgaacaaaaattatgtgaaataaaaaactttattgAACAATGACTTTAAGCTAAACGATAtcttaattttcaaattgtCTTTGaaacatgtataaaaaaattgtctttgaaactttttttaacttttaaaataacttagaagtataaaaaaagtaagtaaattaccactttaataacaattaatcacaatagaaatatattaatgtttgcataagttttttttaataaatacttgtagaaaaagaaaataagaaaaattaaaatgagctTTTCTCATAAAGTAATATCAGCTCATAAGTTATttttagcttataaaaaatattttattttttattcttatattctcttatagatatatttatagaaaaatttattcaaacaatACCTACAACTCTAAATGGACTTTAAACACAATGCAAAAATTATTGTCGGGaaatttaacttaattagtTAAATAATGTATGtgaattgttattaattttttatatttaagtttgatTCACACGGACAAAAAAAGCTCACTATTAttacttaaaaccaatttttacttatccatgtttcaactttttgaaggaaaaaatagtTTATGGCTGGGCCAACTTGATTGGAAGAGGATTAGTTGGAGAAGAAATAGAAATCACATATACTTCTTAGTTGTTTTTTCCCAATACATTTGTAAACAATTAATCCATTTAACTACTTCTGTCagttttaattatgaaaaataactaATAAGACACGAGTgatattatataatttcttattctataaaataaatatcaaatctaaaaatgactgtatttaatatcttgaaaattaataattaataattaataattaaaatagtttacaagaaaatttaaaattgtctatattttaatataatgtttttattgattaatttttactaattataaaaatatgtaaactttatgtctttttagaaaaacttaactcataattttttgttttggttagtAAAAACAAAAACGTTAAAAAGAGTGAGGTAATCCAACAAGAAGAGGGGAAAGCAAGAGTAGTGACAGAGAGAGGCGAGGATCGTTCACATAAAACATCGACAGAGATCGACGAGGAAAAGCTAAGCCTAACAATGTGGAGCTCCAAAACGACATTGATGTTTGGCGTCGCAGCCATTGCTCTGATGATGTTTCTCTCATCTGCTTCAGCGGACGACGTCGTTGCACTCACAGAGGAAACCTTCGAAAACGAGGTTGGCAAGGATCGCGCCGCTCTCGTCGAGTTTTACGCTCCCTGGTACGCGCGAATCGTGATTCTCTCATCTCACGCGCGTCCATTTCATTATTTCCATTACTATGAATTATGAaatgcaaattattttttttttcgtttcagGTGTGGACACTGTAAAAGGCTTGCACCGGAGTACGAACAGCTCGGAACGACTTTTAAGAAAACGAAGTCCGTTTTGATTGCCAAGGTTGGTTGGTCACCgtcgtttttttttaatgagatttaatttattttaggaccaaaagtatatttatatttttaggatcTTTTGACAGGTGGATTGTGATGAACAGAAAAGTGTTTGTAGTAAATATGGGGTATCTGGTTACCCTACCATTCAATGGTTTCCTAAGGGATCTCTAGAGCCTAAAAAGTGAGCACTTTCTTTGCTCATTTCCTTTActttcacactttttttttaccatagaaaatgttagaaatattCCTGTTCTTAACTTGTAGCTGTTCATTGCATCTGATATCCACATTTGACTGAATTCTCTAGGTATGAAGGTGCACGTACTGCAGAAGCCCTTGCGGCGTTTGTGAACATTGAAGCAGGTGTTTATCTTGTACTTCCTATTTGTATGATGTCAATATGTG harbors:
- the LOC114407549 gene encoding zinc finger matrin-type protein 2-like, with the protein product MSNTSNNVAGVDNTFRRKFDREEYLERARERERQEEEGRAKPKGKGPPVQRKPLKHRDYEVDLESRLGKTQVVTPVAPLSQQAGYYCSVCECVVKDSANYLDHINGKKHQRALGMSMRVERASLEQVQERFEVLKKRKDVGSFTEQDLDERILKQQQEEEERKRLRREKKKEKKEKAVEEPEIDPDVAAMMGFGGFRSSNKK